A window of the Nocardia sp. NBC_01329 genome harbors these coding sequences:
- the gndA gene encoding NADP-dependent phosphogluconate dehydrogenase has translation MASSTARAQIGVTGLAVMGSNIARNFAKHGYTVALHNRSVAKTDALLAAHSDDGDFVRTETISEFVGALEKPRRVLIMVKAGDATDAVISELADAMETGDIIIDGGNALYTDTIRREAALRGRGLNFVGAGISGGEEGALNGPSIMPGGPAESYESLGPLLESIAAQVDGTPCCTHIGPDGSGHFVKMVHNGIEYADMQLIGEAYHLFRAALDLDPKQIADIFTQWNSGDLESYLVEITAEVLNQVDAKTGRPLVDVIVDAAEQKGTGRWTVKSALDLGVPVTGIAEAVFARALSGSRGQRAAAEGLAAGRLAAKPTDIAQFTEDIRQALYASKVVAYAQGFDQIAAGSAEYDWNLHPGDLATIWRGGCIIRARFLNRIKEAYENDPALPSLILAPYFREAIETAIDSWRRVVATATLLGIPVPAFASSLSYYDALRAERLPAALTQAQRDFFGAHTYERVDAEGKFHTLWSEDRTEVRTS, from the coding sequence ATGGCGTCCTCCACAGCGCGTGCACAGATCGGGGTCACCGGCCTGGCGGTGATGGGCAGCAATATCGCCCGCAACTTCGCCAAACACGGCTACACCGTCGCACTGCACAATCGCAGCGTCGCCAAGACCGACGCGCTGCTCGCCGCGCACAGTGACGATGGTGATTTCGTCCGCACCGAAACCATCTCCGAGTTCGTCGGCGCGCTGGAGAAACCGCGCCGGGTACTCATCATGGTTAAGGCCGGCGACGCCACCGACGCGGTCATCTCCGAGCTCGCCGACGCGATGGAGACCGGCGATATCATCATCGACGGCGGTAACGCGCTCTACACCGACACCATCCGCCGCGAGGCCGCGCTGCGCGGCCGCGGCCTGAACTTCGTCGGTGCCGGTATCTCCGGTGGCGAAGAGGGCGCGCTCAACGGGCCCTCGATCATGCCGGGCGGCCCGGCGGAATCCTACGAATCGCTGGGACCGCTGCTGGAATCCATCGCCGCCCAGGTGGACGGTACCCCGTGCTGCACCCATATCGGCCCGGACGGATCCGGTCATTTCGTGAAGATGGTGCACAACGGTATCGAGTACGCCGATATGCAACTGATCGGCGAGGCCTACCACCTCTTCCGGGCGGCGCTGGACCTGGACCCGAAGCAGATCGCCGATATCTTCACCCAGTGGAATTCCGGTGACCTGGAGAGCTACCTGGTGGAGATCACCGCCGAGGTGCTGAACCAGGTCGATGCGAAAACCGGTAGGCCCTTGGTGGATGTGATCGTGGATGCGGCCGAGCAGAAGGGAACCGGGCGCTGGACCGTGAAATCCGCACTCGACCTGGGTGTTCCGGTCACCGGTATCGCCGAGGCAGTTTTCGCCCGGGCACTGTCGGGTTCGCGCGGGCAGCGCGCGGCGGCCGAGGGCCTCGCCGCCGGCCGACTGGCCGCCAAACCCACCGACATCGCGCAGTTCACCGAGGATATCCGGCAGGCCCTGTACGCGTCCAAGGTCGTCGCCTACGCCCAAGGTTTCGACCAGATCGCCGCCGGTAGTGCCGAATACGACTGGAATCTGCACCCGGGTGATCTGGCCACTATCTGGCGCGGCGGCTGCATCATCCGCGCTCGCTTCCTGAATCGGATCAAAGAAGCCTACGAGAACGATCCGGCGCTGCCGAGCCTGATCCTCGCGCCCTATTTCCGGGAGGCGATCGAAACGGCGATCGACAGTTGGCGGCGGGTGGTCGCGACCGCCACGCTGCTGGGCATTCCGGTACCGGCGTTCGCTTCCTCGCTGTCCTATTACGATGC
- a CDS encoding alpha/beta hydrolase yields MSTAAVVVAASLFNVQPAAATPGPRVDAEKPIDGRSIVLDVYSPAMDTVVTNRVIPAAGGGPAPTVYLLTGIGGGADGISWWDDTDVRQFFGDKDVNVVMPIGGAYSMYTDWHTDDPVVGRARWQTYLTQELPSVVDARFATTGRNAVAGVSMSGGSAVDLAIQAPGRYQAVASFSGCPWSADTAGIAMVSAQVVRGGANPGNMWGPPGGAGWQAHDAFANASRLAGKIVYLSAASGMPGDIDRGWGFPPVEAIASVCTSAFAGRLGQLGIGVVHIDRPAGAHTWGQFEYDLHDSWPHLARAIGA; encoded by the coding sequence ATGTCGACCGCGGCAGTGGTGGTCGCGGCATCCTTGTTCAACGTTCAACCCGCCGCGGCCACCCCGGGGCCGCGGGTAGACGCGGAGAAACCGATCGACGGTCGCTCGATCGTGCTCGATGTGTATTCACCCGCTATGGACACGGTGGTGACCAATCGTGTCATTCCGGCGGCGGGCGGGGGACCGGCGCCCACGGTGTATCTGCTGACCGGTATCGGTGGTGGTGCCGACGGCATCTCCTGGTGGGACGATACCGATGTCCGGCAGTTCTTCGGGGACAAGGACGTGAACGTGGTGATGCCGATAGGTGGTGCCTACTCGATGTACACCGATTGGCACACAGACGATCCGGTGGTGGGACGAGCTCGCTGGCAGACCTATCTCACCCAGGAGTTGCCGTCGGTCGTGGACGCTCGTTTCGCCACCACCGGCCGCAACGCGGTCGCCGGGGTCTCCATGAGCGGTGGGTCGGCCGTGGATCTCGCGATCCAGGCACCGGGCCGGTATCAGGCGGTCGCTTCCTTCAGCGGATGTCCGTGGTCCGCTGATACAGCGGGGATCGCGATGGTCAGCGCACAGGTGGTGCGCGGGGGCGCCAACCCCGGCAATATGTGGGGTCCGCCGGGAGGCGCGGGCTGGCAGGCCCACGACGCGTTCGCGAACGCATCCAGGCTGGCCGGAAAGATCGTGTACCTCTCCGCCGCCTCCGGGATGCCGGGCGATATCGACCGCGGCTGGGGTTTCCCGCCGGTCGAGGCGATCGCCAGTGTCTGCACCTCGGCTTTCGCCGGCCGCCTGGGGCAGCTCGGGATCGGAGTGGTGCATATCGACCGGCCCGCGGGTGCGCATACCTGGGGTCAGTTCGAGTACGACCTGCACGATTCCTGGCCGCATCTCGCCCGGGCCATCGGCGCCTGA
- a CDS encoding SRPBCC family protein: MHPCERVGLEFIDNAPLKFSDSVDLAITPAQLFEVLADAESWPHWASVITKVTWTSPEPRGVGTTRVVDMRGGIVGDEEFLAWEPNTRMAFRFNSSSTSALAAFAEDYRVAETAEGCRLTWTLAQRLAGPARFTSFAAAPLMNLAFRRFLANLRRYTDRRFATTGS, encoded by the coding sequence CTGCATCCGTGTGAGCGCGTCGGCCTCGAGTTCATCGACAACGCTCCGCTGAAGTTCAGTGACAGCGTCGATCTCGCGATCACCCCCGCGCAGCTCTTCGAGGTACTGGCCGACGCCGAATCCTGGCCGCACTGGGCGAGCGTGATCACGAAGGTCACCTGGACCAGCCCCGAACCCCGCGGGGTCGGTACCACCCGGGTCGTCGATATGCGCGGCGGTATCGTCGGCGACGAGGAGTTCCTGGCCTGGGAGCCGAACACTCGGATGGCGTTCCGGTTCAACAGCAGCTCCACCAGTGCGCTGGCGGCTTTCGCCGAGGACTACCGGGTTGCCGAGACCGCGGAAGGGTGCCGGCTGACCTGGACGCTGGCGCAGCGACTCGCGGGTCCTGCCCGGTTCACTTCGTTCGCAGCGGCTCCGCTGATGAACCTGGCGTTCCGGCGTTTCCTGGCGAACCTGCGCCGCTACACCGATCGCCGCTTCGCGACCACGGGGTCCTGA
- a CDS encoding organic hydroperoxide resistance protein, with translation MRVLYTAEALATGDGRNGHTRTTDGRIDLELAVPKEMGGSGAGANPEQLFAAGYAACFHSALRLVGSRTKANVNDSAVGAKVGIGSTDSGGFGLTVVLEVTLPHLSAEDAQDLADKAHQVCPYSNATRGNIDVEVRVAQD, from the coding sequence ATGCGTGTGCTGTACACAGCTGAGGCGCTGGCCACCGGAGACGGCCGCAACGGCCATACCCGTACCACCGACGGCCGGATCGACCTCGAACTGGCCGTCCCGAAGGAAATGGGCGGTAGTGGCGCCGGAGCCAACCCCGAACAGCTCTTCGCCGCCGGGTACGCGGCCTGCTTCCATTCCGCGCTGCGCCTGGTCGGTTCCCGGACGAAGGCGAATGTGAACGATTCGGCGGTGGGCGCCAAGGTGGGTATCGGCAGTACGGACAGTGGTGGTTTCGGGCTGACCGTGGTCCTCGAGGTCACCCTCCCGCATCTGTCCGCCGAGGATGCGCAGGACTTGGCCGATAAAGCGCATCAGGTGTGCCCGTACAGCAATGCGACACGCGGCAATATCGACGTCGAAGTCCGGGTCGCGCAGGACTGA